The Sediminitomix flava genome includes a window with the following:
- a CDS encoding WD40 domain-containing protein yields MKILKPIYQGIFLLFIPIISVFAQSKPTTVLELGHSKAINDVAFSNKGDLIATVSDDKTIKIWDLLSGKEVKTLYGHKEDISSIYFSYNDKYLLSGSGYKEKLIHIWDVEKGNIIRTISNCLGKVHRIVYDGAREQIITAEGDFKQNAVRVYDFLTGDKKAEYFYNTPKASNYQSIQSLEIAPVRGLLITGSTKDKKSNLKIYNYPEVQKPIWEVNPKSVADIAYSSNRNLLVAVGHEIHLYDSYEKTLLKSFIGSGNAVALADNGAFFIVAKNKEAYLYNIEGDEKSPVVSFKNGHKKKINKVALSPDANFLVTVSEDNQLILWDVKSGQIIPAFQSKPAVIGTALGFDPETQSLTVGTASAGLEKVNLVAVNTAKSKIDLGKLRRNDAIENLSYPSAGKNLLLMNTLKGTKVKVLDPKSKRLVVELSGGGYLRDSKFSPDRAYLASGSTDNKVKVWNKDGELIYNLAGHSSLVKAIAFSPDSKFLVSAGADKKVIVWDLEKGEKQVELEQQHQFEINSLVIDPQAQYLISVSGNQGNVKVSNSVELVVWDWKTKTFLKKLSGHSKAINQVSFNKKGNLFATASYDNTIILWDKNTLSQKFKLEGHTSGVTSIVFGDNDQKLFSAAEDRQIKVWDTQKGLELANIITFNNGDDYIISTPDNYYTCSRDGVKSVHFTVNDKIFLFEQFDLRLNRPDLVAKRLGMADGRVIEAFKNAYLKRLDKMGFTEEMLSNDYHVPSVEITNLKDIEALSTTESISLKISAKDEKYNLDRINIWVNDVPLQGRDGISVRAENIKEVEKLVQIPLSDGKNKIQISVLNQKGAESFKKTIFTAYKKPNLKPDLYVVSFGVSEYKDSAMNLNYAAKDAQDIADLFLSQENEFGQVHRLTFFNEACTKENMLKVHEQLMNSKVDDQVVVFFAGHGVLDSNYDYFLGTHDITFDLNRMKEKGLGYEDFENILDKIPARKRLMMIDACHSGEVDEDEMASLDVDLSELIPDADDLSGMIASRGFGMKRLNMNLGDQSLLGKTSFQLMQELFPDLNKGIGAVVIGAAGGSEYALERGDISNGVFTYSLKECFTNLKGDTNKDGAISMSELRHYVFNRVKELTGGKQNPTTRAENLEFDYPLFRQSVVK; encoded by the coding sequence ATGAAAATACTAAAGCCTATTTATCAAGGTATATTTTTACTTTTTATACCTATTATTTCTGTTTTTGCTCAGTCTAAACCAACTACGGTATTAGAATTAGGGCACTCTAAAGCAATCAATGATGTCGCATTTAGTAACAAAGGCGATTTGATAGCGACAGTGAGTGATGATAAAACCATTAAAATATGGGATTTACTCAGTGGGAAAGAAGTCAAAACTTTATATGGTCATAAGGAAGATATTTCTTCCATCTATTTTTCATATAATGACAAATACCTGTTAAGTGGTAGTGGTTATAAAGAAAAGCTCATTCATATTTGGGATGTAGAAAAAGGAAACATAATACGTACGATTTCGAACTGTTTAGGTAAAGTACATCGTATCGTTTATGATGGTGCTAGAGAGCAAATAATCACTGCTGAAGGTGATTTTAAGCAAAATGCTGTACGAGTTTATGATTTTCTGACAGGTGACAAGAAAGCCGAGTATTTCTACAATACACCAAAGGCATCTAACTATCAAAGTATTCAAAGTTTGGAAATAGCTCCTGTAAGAGGTTTACTAATTACGGGTTCGACAAAAGACAAAAAATCTAACCTAAAAATTTATAATTACCCTGAAGTTCAGAAACCTATTTGGGAAGTGAATCCTAAGTCGGTAGCGGATATTGCTTACAGTTCAAATAGAAATTTACTAGTAGCTGTAGGTCACGAAATACATCTTTATGATTCTTATGAAAAGACACTTTTGAAGTCTTTTATAGGAAGTGGAAATGCTGTGGCTTTAGCAGATAATGGAGCATTTTTTATCGTCGCAAAAAATAAAGAAGCCTACCTTTATAATATTGAAGGAGATGAAAAATCACCTGTTGTAAGCTTTAAAAACGGACATAAAAAGAAAATTAATAAAGTAGCGCTTTCTCCAGATGCAAATTTTTTGGTGACCGTTTCAGAAGATAATCAGTTAATTTTGTGGGATGTGAAGTCCGGACAAATTATTCCAGCATTCCAATCAAAACCAGCCGTAATTGGAACAGCCTTAGGATTCGATCCAGAGACTCAATCATTGACAGTTGGAACAGCCTCTGCCGGTTTAGAGAAAGTGAATTTAGTAGCTGTAAATACCGCTAAGTCTAAAATAGATTTAGGGAAATTGAGAAGAAACGATGCGATTGAAAACCTTTCTTACCCAAGTGCAGGAAAGAACTTACTTTTAATGAATACCCTCAAAGGAACTAAAGTAAAAGTTTTAGATCCTAAGAGTAAAAGGTTGGTAGTTGAGTTGTCTGGAGGTGGGTATTTAAGAGATTCGAAATTTTCACCAGACAGAGCGTATTTAGCAAGTGGTTCTACAGACAATAAAGTAAAGGTTTGGAATAAGGATGGTGAATTGATTTACAATCTAGCAGGACATAGTTCTTTGGTAAAAGCCATTGCTTTTTCTCCCGATTCTAAGTTTTTGGTCAGTGCTGGAGCTGATAAGAAAGTTATTGTTTGGGATTTAGAAAAAGGTGAAAAACAGGTAGAGTTGGAGCAACAACATCAATTTGAAATAAACTCGCTTGTTATTGACCCACAAGCTCAATACTTAATATCGGTAAGTGGAAATCAAGGAAATGTAAAAGTAAGTAACTCTGTTGAGCTAGTTGTTTGGGATTGGAAAACAAAAACATTTCTTAAAAAATTAAGCGGTCATTCTAAAGCTATTAATCAAGTTAGCTTCAATAAAAAAGGAAATCTTTTTGCGACAGCTAGTTATGATAACACTATAATCCTTTGGGATAAAAATACATTGTCTCAGAAGTTTAAACTGGAAGGGCATACATCAGGAGTTACTTCTATTGTCTTTGGAGATAATGATCAAAAGTTATTTAGTGCAGCTGAAGATCGTCAGATTAAAGTTTGGGATACTCAAAAAGGACTTGAACTGGCTAATATTATCACTTTTAATAATGGTGATGATTATATCATCTCTACTCCAGACAATTATTATACGTGTTCAAGAGATGGTGTGAAATCGGTACATTTTACCGTAAATGATAAAATCTTTTTATTCGAGCAATTTGACCTAAGACTAAACAGACCAGATTTAGTAGCGAAACGTCTTGGAATGGCTGATGGAAGAGTGATTGAAGCTTTTAAAAATGCCTATTTGAAAAGACTTGATAAGATGGGCTTTACAGAAGAAATGTTAAGTAATGATTATCATGTTCCTTCTGTAGAAATCACAAATTTGAAAGACATTGAGGCGTTATCTACGACTGAATCAATTTCTTTGAAAATATCAGCAAAGGATGAAAAGTATAATTTAGATCGAATTAATATTTGGGTAAACGATGTACCACTCCAAGGGCGAGATGGTATATCAGTTCGAGCTGAGAATATCAAGGAGGTTGAAAAGTTAGTTCAAATACCATTATCTGATGGGAAAAATAAAATTCAGATTTCAGTATTGAATCAGAAAGGTGCAGAATCATTCAAGAAAACAATCTTCACAGCGTATAAAAAGCCAAACCTTAAACCAGATTTGTACGTAGTAAGTTTTGGTGTTTCAGAGTATAAGGACTCTGCAATGAACTTGAATTATGCAGCAAAAGATGCACAAGATATTGCAGATCTATTTTTGAGTCAAGAGAATGAATTTGGACAAGTTCATCGACTTACTTTTTTCAATGAAGCGTGTACAAAAGAAAATATGCTAAAAGTACATGAGCAATTGATGAATTCTAAAGTGGATGATCAAGTGGTTGTATTTTTTGCAGGACATGGAGTTCTTGATAGTAATTACGACTACTTTTTAGGTACACATGATATCACTTTTGACCTTAATCGAATGAAAGAAAAAGGTCTAGGTTACGAAGATTTTGAAAATATTTTAGATAAAATTCCTGCTCGTAAGCGTCTTATGATGATAGATGCGTGTCATTCTGGAGAAGTTGATGAAGATGAAATGGCAAGTCTCGATGTTGATTTGTCTGAATTAATACCAGATGCTGATGATCTTTCTGGAATGATAGCTTCAAGAGGTTTTGGTATGAAAAGATTGAATATGAATCTTGGAGACCAGTCTCTTTTAGGAAAAACAAGTTTCCAATTGATGCAAGAGCTATTCCCAGATTTGAATAAAGGAATAGGAGCTGTAGTCATAGGAGCAGCAGGAGGTTCAGAGTACGCATTGGAGAGAGGCGATATCTCAAATGGTGTCTTCACTTATTCTTTGAAAGAATGTTTCACCAATTTGAAGGGTGATACAAATAAGGATGGAGCAATTAGTATGTCAGAGCTTCGTCATTATGTTTTTAATAGAGTGAAAGAGCTAACAGGAGGGAAGCAAAACCCGACTACAAGAGCTGAAAACTTAGAATTTGATTATCCTCTGTTTAGGCAGAGTGTTGTAAAATAG
- a CDS encoding DUF4384 domain-containing protein: protein MNRFFIFLILSYCITSIASAQITPDWVINKGESIEYPESRFLTGFGMSVNSKGEDPEQVKEAALQYAKTSMTEKVNVKVQSNTVIHSQSNDMDFSESVDSYVNSKSTIEVQGMKQAFFYDKRKKIQYAFVYANKSKVIEYYQTKFEEAQVEQKNLYQEGLNYADGEQRERAEDAFLHASNMLSDILEMEGILYGLGTPPAEKKYISQLKLQKALDDVINKPILNTDQLAHYLAYCLKGQYKDQVLNNVVISPLTYQDSEMSSKFSKFFKTELEEELISVAQWSFVQFTNYTQQINNSDYKYALRGTYWVKENEVKFNVFIQEIRSGEKICSISKSIPKSVIESAGLQYTPTDFKQKQKEMEAFKNSEFAANGIQLDTWTNRGKDDLIFSNGEMMKLYVKVNVPCHIRVVYHLADGQRVHFFDEYINSANAGEVYELPYEFECQEPFGVEMLQVNAQEKPFEPLATREEYGYNFITDDLETIVVKSRGFGVKKKVFKAEKRLVITTMQ, encoded by the coding sequence ATGAATCGATTTTTTATATTCTTAATCCTTTCTTATTGTATTACGAGCATTGCTTCTGCTCAAATTACACCTGATTGGGTAATTAATAAAGGAGAGAGTATTGAATATCCTGAGAGTCGTTTCTTGACAGGTTTCGGGATGAGTGTAAACTCAAAAGGAGAAGATCCTGAACAAGTAAAAGAGGCAGCATTGCAGTATGCAAAAACCTCCATGACTGAAAAGGTGAACGTAAAAGTACAATCAAACACGGTTATACATTCTCAGTCAAATGATATGGATTTCTCAGAGTCTGTAGATAGTTACGTAAACTCAAAATCTACGATAGAAGTACAAGGCATGAAGCAAGCCTTTTTCTATGATAAAAGAAAGAAAATCCAATACGCTTTCGTTTATGCCAATAAATCGAAAGTAATCGAATATTATCAGACCAAATTTGAAGAGGCTCAGGTAGAACAGAAGAATCTTTATCAAGAAGGTCTGAATTATGCTGACGGTGAGCAAAGAGAAAGAGCTGAAGATGCTTTTCTTCATGCCTCGAATATGCTTTCAGATATTTTGGAAATGGAAGGTATCCTTTATGGTTTGGGAACGCCTCCTGCTGAAAAAAAATATATTTCTCAACTGAAGCTACAAAAAGCACTTGATGATGTGATTAACAAGCCGATTCTGAATACTGATCAGCTTGCTCATTATCTAGCCTACTGTTTAAAAGGTCAGTACAAAGACCAAGTTTTGAATAATGTAGTTATTTCGCCTCTCACTTACCAAGACTCAGAAATGTCTAGTAAGTTTTCTAAGTTTTTCAAAACTGAATTGGAGGAAGAACTGATTTCAGTTGCTCAATGGTCTTTTGTACAGTTTACAAATTACACTCAGCAAATCAATAATTCAGATTACAAATATGCACTTCGTGGTACGTATTGGGTAAAAGAAAATGAAGTTAAATTCAATGTATTTATCCAAGAAATACGAAGTGGGGAAAAAATCTGTTCAATCTCAAAGTCTATACCTAAATCTGTAATTGAATCTGCAGGATTGCAATACACTCCTACTGACTTCAAGCAGAAGCAGAAAGAGATGGAGGCCTTTAAGAATTCTGAGTTTGCAGCAAATGGTATTCAGCTAGATACTTGGACGAATAGAGGTAAAGATGATTTGATTTTCTCAAACGGCGAGATGATGAAGCTTTATGTAAAAGTAAATGTACCTTGCCATATTCGTGTGGTTTATCACTTGGCTGATGGACAACGTGTTCATTTCTTCGATGAATATATCAACTCAGCTAATGCTGGAGAAGTATATGAACTGCCATATGAATTTGAGTGTCAAGAACCATTTGGGGTAGAAATGCTTCAAGTAAATGCTCAAGAAAAACCTTTTGAACCTTTGGCTACTCGTGAAGAGTATGGTTATAACTTTATTACTGACGACTTGGAAACTATTGTTGTGAAGTCCAGAGGTTTTGGAGTTAAAAAGAAAGTATTTAAAGCAGAAAAAAGATTGGTTATTACTACAATGCAATAA
- a CDS encoding dihydroorotase, producing MKSILIKNASVVNEGTIEVKDVFVVDGFINQIGQDLSPENVEQTIDGTGKYLLPGVIDDQVHFREPGLTHKAHIASEAKAAVAGGVTSFMEMPNTKPPTTTIEKLEEKFTIAANTSLANYSFFFGATNDNIDEVLKVDKENVCGVKVFMGSSTGNMLVDNEKTLSELFSKCKMIIASHCEDDPMIKENQDKYVEEFGEDIPIKYHPKIRSEEACYSSSSKAVALAKKHGARLHILHISTAKELELFDNNIPLSEKKITSEACVHHMWFNDKDYETKGTLIKWNPAVKTAEDGKAILEAVIDDRIDVIATDHAPHTLEEKDNVYTKAPSGGPLVQHSLQVMFEFYKQGKISLEKMVEKMSHNPAILFEVEKRGYIREGYWADLVLFDPNASQTVAKDNILYQCGWSPFEGTTFSGKVSHTIVSGHLAYADGEFDESVKGKRLKFDR from the coding sequence ATGAAATCTATTCTGATAAAGAACGCAAGCGTCGTGAACGAAGGAACGATTGAAGTGAAAGACGTTTTTGTGGTAGATGGCTTCATCAATCAAATAGGGCAAGATCTTTCTCCAGAAAATGTAGAGCAAACAATTGATGGTACTGGGAAGTACCTTTTACCAGGAGTAATTGATGATCAAGTACACTTCAGAGAGCCAGGACTAACTCACAAAGCACACATTGCATCAGAGGCAAAAGCAGCTGTAGCAGGTGGTGTAACTTCGTTTATGGAGATGCCTAATACAAAGCCTCCAACAACTACTATTGAAAAACTAGAAGAGAAATTTACAATTGCAGCCAATACTTCTTTGGCAAACTATTCTTTCTTCTTTGGTGCTACAAATGACAATATCGATGAGGTGTTGAAAGTAGACAAAGAAAATGTTTGTGGAGTAAAAGTATTCATGGGGTCATCTACTGGTAATATGCTGGTAGATAATGAAAAAACTTTGAGTGAATTATTCTCTAAATGTAAGATGATTATTGCATCTCACTGTGAGGATGATCCAATGATTAAAGAGAATCAAGACAAGTATGTAGAAGAGTTTGGAGAAGATATTCCAATCAAATATCATCCAAAAATTCGTTCAGAAGAAGCATGTTATTCATCTTCTTCAAAAGCTGTGGCTTTAGCGAAGAAACATGGTGCTCGTTTGCATATTCTGCATATCTCTACAGCGAAAGAACTAGAGCTTTTTGATAATAATATTCCATTGTCAGAAAAGAAGATTACTTCTGAAGCTTGTGTACACCATATGTGGTTTAATGATAAGGACTACGAAACAAAAGGTACACTAATCAAATGGAATCCTGCAGTAAAAACTGCTGAAGATGGAAAAGCAATTCTAGAAGCTGTTATCGACGATAGAATTGATGTGATTGCAACTGATCATGCGCCTCACACTTTAGAAGAAAAGGATAATGTATATACTAAAGCTCCTTCAGGAGGTCCTTTGGTTCAACACAGCCTTCAAGTAATGTTTGAATTCTACAAGCAAGGCAAAATCTCATTGGAGAAAATGGTTGAGAAGATGTCTCATAACCCTGCTATTCTTTTTGAAGTTGAGAAAAGAGGATATATTCGTGAAGGATATTGGGCAGATTTAGTGTTGTTTGATCCGAATGCGAGCCAAACAGTTGCAAAAGATAATATCTTGTACCAGTGTGGTTGGTCTCCATTTGAAGGAACAACATTTAGTGGTAAAGTATCACATACTATTGTTTCAGGTCACCTAGCTTATGCCGATGGTGAATTTGATGAATCTGTAAAAGGGAAAAGATTGAAATTTGATCGTTAA
- a CDS encoding caspase family protein, translated as MKLFAQLALLLTLSVCVSSCATVFKGRYATKRITISSDPAPAKVYIDGIYVGETPLKARVSQREEHELLFKREGYYPVKYFLKRKPQLSYLLFNLVTYGVGIPLDFATGAIYTPDHKYIRVAMLEKKKEDEIDIPEKQKNLVATIETENLSTSSPVVEMKNIPLSDVDLNIPKVGKLNQDAIAVVIGNKDYKNTDIPSVDFALKDAQTVKKYLTNTLGFSEGNIIYLENATQAQFNAVFGSKEDHQGKLFNYIKPNKSDVFVFYSGHGAPDIETKSGYFIPVDCDPTLVKFGGYSQDVMFDNLSKLPYRNLTVVLDACFSGVSSAGPLVVEASPVFIRSGNKIFHDENAMVFTSSSNTQVSSWYPEKGHSMFTYYFLKGIQGEADSNQDRQVSLSELENYIQEEVSYRARRLYNRWQTPQVTGDFEKIFSSY; from the coding sequence ATGAAGCTATTCGCTCAATTAGCACTTTTATTAACCCTAAGTGTGTGTGTATCTAGTTGTGCTACAGTCTTCAAAGGAAGATATGCCACAAAACGTATAACGATCTCATCAGACCCAGCTCCAGCAAAAGTTTATATAGATGGGATTTATGTCGGAGAAACTCCTTTAAAGGCAAGAGTAAGTCAGAGAGAAGAACATGAACTTTTGTTCAAAAGGGAAGGATACTACCCCGTCAAATACTTCTTGAAAAGAAAACCACAACTTTCGTATTTATTGTTTAATCTAGTTACCTATGGAGTAGGCATTCCCTTAGATTTTGCAACAGGAGCCATTTACACTCCAGATCATAAATATATTCGAGTAGCAATGCTCGAGAAGAAGAAAGAAGATGAAATAGATATTCCTGAAAAACAGAAAAACCTAGTAGCAACAATTGAAACTGAAAATCTAAGTACTTCATCACCCGTGGTAGAAATGAAAAATATACCGCTTTCAGATGTCGATTTAAACATTCCTAAAGTCGGTAAACTAAATCAAGATGCTATAGCTGTAGTTATTGGAAATAAGGATTATAAAAATACAGATATTCCAAGTGTTGATTTCGCTTTAAAAGATGCCCAAACCGTAAAGAAATATCTAACAAATACATTAGGCTTTAGTGAGGGGAATATTATTTATCTTGAAAATGCTACGCAAGCTCAGTTCAATGCTGTTTTTGGAAGCAAGGAAGATCATCAAGGAAAGTTATTTAATTATATCAAGCCAAATAAGTCCGATGTATTTGTATTTTACAGTGGTCATGGTGCTCCAGATATAGAAACAAAGTCAGGGTACTTTATTCCTGTAGACTGTGATCCTACTCTCGTGAAATTTGGAGGATATTCTCAAGATGTGATGTTCGATAACCTTTCGAAGTTGCCTTATAGAAACTTAACTGTCGTTTTGGATGCCTGTTTTAGTGGAGTTTCTTCTGCTGGTCCGCTAGTGGTTGAGGCCTCACCAGTTTTTATCCGATCGGGGAATAAGATTTTTCATGATGAAAATGCTATGGTATTTACTTCTTCATCTAACACCCAGGTTTCATCTTGGTATCCAGAAAAAGGACATTCTATGTTTACCTATTACTTTTTAAAAGGAATTCAAGGAGAGGCTGATTCGAATCAAGACCGTCAGGTGTCTTTAAGTGAATTAGAAAATTATATACAAGAAGAAGTTTCCTACAGAGCTAGACGATTGTATAATCGTTGGCAAACACCACAAGTAACAGGTGATTTTGAAAAGATATTTTCTTCGTATTAG
- a CDS encoding caspase family protein, whose product MKGRNSTKKIKIKSTYFGHRHRGAEVYIDGDFKGYTPLKVRVPRRNTNHHIEVRKDGFQSSVYDMKRRPSINFLILDALTTGGVGILIDFATGAIYKPDRRKIELPIYLKEPEKKEKAPKEEKVEFVAQNTPQTPTTPPATPSKPSIYQDRERLEGILEAETYKPENKDSKGFGVTPTHVAKDLELDINKSDGKYYALLIGVQDYGDPEINSLTNPINDVTDLNKILIENYEFEGENVQILKNPSRSSIVESFDLLRAKMTAEDNLLIFFAGHGYWDDSSKLGFWLPSDAKRNSTANWLGNSRLKDYISSIPSKHTLLIADACFSGGIFQTRKAFSEDRPDIKRLYDLPSRKAMTSGTLKEVPDESVFVHFLKKRLLENEEKYVSSEELFSSFRRAVMNNSENVPQYGEIKGAGDEGGDFIFIKKDKELMK is encoded by the coding sequence ATGAAGGGTAGGAATTCTACCAAAAAGATAAAGATAAAGTCCACCTATTTTGGACATAGACATAGAGGTGCAGAAGTTTATATTGATGGAGATTTCAAAGGATATACGCCTCTTAAAGTTCGTGTTCCGAGAAGAAATACTAATCATCATATTGAGGTTCGAAAAGATGGTTTTCAGAGCTCGGTTTACGATATGAAGAGACGACCTTCTATTAATTTCTTAATATTAGATGCCTTAACTACTGGTGGTGTTGGTATTTTAATTGACTTTGCAACTGGAGCAATATATAAACCTGACCGTAGAAAAATTGAATTGCCAATTTATCTGAAAGAACCTGAGAAAAAGGAAAAAGCTCCTAAAGAGGAAAAAGTAGAGTTTGTAGCTCAGAATACACCTCAGACTCCAACAACTCCTCCTGCAACACCAAGTAAACCTTCTATTTACCAAGATAGAGAGCGTCTTGAAGGTATTCTTGAGGCTGAAACTTATAAACCAGAAAATAAAGATTCAAAGGGTTTTGGAGTAACGCCAACTCATGTGGCAAAGGATTTAGAACTTGATATAAATAAATCTGATGGTAAATACTATGCGTTGTTAATTGGTGTACAGGATTATGGAGATCCTGAGATTAATTCACTAACAAATCCAATTAATGATGTAACTGACTTGAATAAAATATTGATTGAAAATTATGAGTTTGAAGGAGAAAATGTTCAAATTCTAAAAAATCCAAGTCGTTCATCTATCGTTGAGTCTTTTGACTTGCTAAGAGCTAAAATGACAGCAGAAGATAACTTACTGATATTCTTTGCAGGTCATGGCTATTGGGATGATAGTAGTAAACTTGGTTTTTGGCTTCCTTCAGATGCAAAAAGAAATAGTACTGCAAATTGGTTAGGGAATAGTCGATTGAAAGATTATATCTCCTCAATTCCTTCTAAACATACATTACTAATTGCAGATGCTTGTTTTAGTGGTGGTATTTTCCAGACTCGTAAAGCTTTCAGTGAAGACCGACCAGATATTAAGCGATTGTATGATTTGCCAAGTCGGAAGGCTATGACTAGCGGTACTTTGAAGGAGGTTCCAGATGAGAGTGTATTTGTCCACTTCTTGAAAAAAAGACTTCTTGAGAATGAAGAAAAATATGTTTCTTCGGAGGAGCTATTTTCATCATTTAGAAGAGCTGTAATGAATAACAGTGAAAATGTACCCCAATACGGTGAAATAAAAGGTGCAGGAGATGAAGGTGGAGACTTTATCTTTATCAAAAAAGATAAAGAGCTGATGAAATAA
- a CDS encoding cupin domain-containing protein, with protein MNIEVRKISTNERNAKGVSNWEQESMEKSEFSHFSEHAESFYILKGSARISSEHGQVEIEKNDYVVIPKGMECRWEVHENTIYHHHKDDAA; from the coding sequence ATGAATATAGAAGTAAGAAAAATTTCAACAAACGAAAGAAATGCAAAAGGGGTTTCGAATTGGGAACAAGAGAGTATGGAAAAGTCTGAGTTTTCTCATTTCTCAGAACATGCAGAATCATTTTACATTTTAAAGGGAAGTGCACGAATTAGCTCAGAACATGGGCAAGTTGAAATTGAGAAGAATGACTATGTAGTGATTCCGAAAGGTATGGAATGCCGTTGGGAAGTACATGAAAATACAATTTATCACCATCATAAAGATGACGCTGCTTAA
- the tgt gene encoding tRNA guanosine(34) transglycosylase Tgt, which translates to MSGLKFELKKKDPQSKARLGEITTGHGKIQTPIFMPVGTAGTVKSVHTREIKEDINAEIILGNTYHLYLRPKLEILEKAGGLHKFNGWDRPILTDSGGYQVFSLGDMRKITEEGVLFRSHIDGSKHLFTPENVMDTQRTIGADIIMAFDECTPYPCDYAYAKNSMERTHRWLQRCVDRFDSTDPKYGYHQSLFPIVQGSTFKDLRIKSAETIASFGREGNAIGGLSVGEPAEDMYEMTDLVTDILPEDKPRYLMGVGTPANILEGIALGVDMFDCVMPTRNARNGMLFTTQGVINIKNLKWADDFSPIDEELGGYVSTFYSKAYLRHLIHAKEILAAQIASIHNLTFYLWLVREARKHIEAGDFREWKDVMVKKLMTRL; encoded by the coding sequence ATGAGCGGACTGAAATTTGAATTAAAGAAAAAAGACCCTCAGTCGAAAGCCCGTTTAGGGGAAATCACGACAGGTCACGGAAAGATACAAACTCCTATATTTATGCCTGTTGGTACAGCAGGAACTGTAAAATCGGTGCATACAAGGGAGATTAAAGAGGATATCAACGCTGAAATTATATTAGGAAATACTTATCACCTTTACCTTCGTCCAAAGTTAGAGATTTTGGAGAAAGCAGGTGGTTTACACAAATTCAATGGTTGGGATAGACCTATCTTAACTGATTCAGGTGGATACCAAGTATTTTCTTTGGGTGATATGCGTAAGATTACAGAAGAAGGCGTATTGTTCCGTTCGCACATTGACGGTTCAAAACACCTTTTCACTCCTGAAAATGTAATGGATACGCAACGTACCATTGGTGCCGATATCATTATGGCATTTGATGAATGTACACCATATCCATGTGATTATGCTTATGCTAAAAATTCGATGGAGCGTACACACCGTTGGTTACAAAGATGTGTAGATCGCTTTGACAGTACGGACCCAAAATACGGATATCACCAGTCTCTTTTCCCGATTGTACAAGGAAGTACATTCAAGGATTTGAGAATTAAATCTGCGGAAACAATTGCAAGTTTTGGTAGAGAAGGTAATGCTATTGGTGGTCTTTCAGTTGGAGAACCAGCTGAAGATATGTACGAAATGACTGACTTAGTTACGGACATTCTTCCAGAAGACAAGCCACGTTACTTGATGGGTGTAGGTACTCCTGCAAACATTTTGGAAGGTATTGCCTTAGGAGTAGATATGTTTGACTGCGTAATGCCTACTAGAAATGCAAGAAATGGTATGCTATTCACTACTCAAGGAGTAATCAATATCAAGAACTTGAAATGGGCAGATGACTTCTCTCCTATTGATGAAGAACTTGGCGGCTATGTAAGTACATTCTACTCAAAAGCATACCTAAGACATTTGATTCATGCAAAAGAAATCTTAGCGGCTCAAATTGCAAGTATCCATAACCTTACATTCTATTTATGGTTGGTTAGAGAGGCTCGCAAACACATTGAAGCAGGAGACTTCAGAGAGTGGAAAGACGTAATGGTCAAAAAATTAATGACTAGACTTTAG